The genomic interval TATAACTAATATGACTCCAAATTAACTTTTCCTGTAATATCAATGTCGTTGTGTTGTCATGAATTTCCCAGCCCTCCATAGGGCCACTGTTAAATGGgaatttcctttaaattattttgttaaaatccCAAACAGGTTGCATCACACGAAGTTATGCGATAACTGGCGGTAAGTTGTTAATTAGAAACTTTGCTTGGTTGTCAAAATTGCAGATCTTGGCAAAACAGGGTGTAATTTCTAAAGAAGCCCAGCTCTGCATTGAAAACTTGCATTCACTTATGTCAAGTTTGGATAGATGCTCTAGTGTATTTCAATAGACCAATGGAAGACAGAGACCGATGAGAGATGATAACATTCTCTCAGCTACACTGCTAATGAGATTCGACTGACAGTATGGGTTTATGTAAACTTTCTGTACTAAAGTGTACATTTTGCAGACCTAGTGATTGGATTAGATTATTATGTCACAATGACTGGCCTATAAAAAAAGAAGTCCATATGTTAAAGGCGTCTTCATTTGGCTTTCTAAATTGACCACCCCCCTCTTACACAATATGAATAAACTATAGTAAGATATTGTATTGAACTTATTCATTCACAAGGCAAAGGCCTACAGTGGTTCCGAAGCAAATAACATTTCCCTATGTAAAAGAAGCTTATGTTCAAAAAAAGGGAAGGCTATCAGTATCCGAAACTATTACAATGAATAAAACAATCCCTAGAAGTAGAGAGGACAGAGATGAAGGGAATGGTACCAAGGATTTGCCACAGCTTCTGAGTACTGGAATCATAGCCATAAGCCACAAGCACAGCTTGCAAccagtatttctttaaagatatttGTCCTGGAAGTCCAACCTAGAAGTAATACATTAATTTTAGACAAAGTAACagatttaattttgatatttccTAAGTTTCCGGAGCAATACTCAGTGAATCACTGTAGAAGCAAGTGGAACAAAAGAGGAATGGAAATTGATTTGCATGTGACAAATGTTGTTCGACAAGTTTTAGTATTGCTTAATATTGAAAACATCTGTGTGCAATCTTACAAACATCACAACTTTTCTTTTATCAAGTATTTGACATAGTGACAGTGTTTTGACCCTTCTAGTATTAAATTGGatgtaatttacatttttaaataaactataaaCTTTTATGGAGCATGTTTAGGATTATTTCTTAAAGAGACaggaaaacatcaaaaaataCTGCAGATCATCATTTGAATTAAGAGTAATATTCACTACTTGTTTTACCTAGTTCTTTTTATATAGGatctttgtgtgtggggggggcgaaGAACATCACTTATACCACAGCAAAATTTggacattttggaaaaaaatctctaattCCAAGATGGTGTCACATTGACACTGGGTAACAACAAATTCTTCTCTTTTGATCCTTAATTTCTAAGAGATTTAGCTTCTTATTGTATCACCTTATATCCTGAAATGCACGAGAAACAGCACCCTGACTTCCATGAAGATGGATTTGGGTGAATCAAAATTCCTAATTATACTATATAGAgtgcatctcacacacacacacacacacacacacacacacacacacacacacacaccacattattATTTCATCCATCAGTGTCTTTGAGTGGGCATAACTATGTTGTGGTAAATTTCTAtatctgataattttttgttttcttttctgcagAACCAAAACAGAGTAACTGTGAGTCATGCCAGAGTAGACACAAAGAGTCTGTCTCGAACACTCATTACCTTTCTCTGGGATCATCTAAGGGTAATGTTATCGTGGAGAAACAAGGCTTCAAGTCATCTATTTCAGAGCACTCGGATAAATCCACCATCATCCTGTCTCCTTGCCCCACGGATCAATCGGGAGGAGAAGACAGTCCCaggtccttctcttcctctgatcTGGAATCAGGGAATGAAAGTGAATGGGCCAGAGACTACATTGCTACCAGAGCCAGCTGTTCCACCGTGACCTCAAGACCACGAGACCCTCTCGGAATTCTTACCAGGATTTTTCCAGGTTACAGGCGTAGCCGCCTCGAAGGCATTCTACAATTCTGCAAGGGAGATGTAGTTCAAGCTATTGAACAGATCTTAAATGGGAAAGAACATAAGTCAGACTGCAGGGACCTAGCACATGCAGACTTGGAAAACGCAGCTTTACAGAGAGCTTCAGATTTTAGTCTTGCTGGCATTGGCTTTGGGACTCTAAGTAATAAAtcagctctctctcctcttgaaGCCGCGTCTGCTGCTTATGGAGGAGATTCAACTCTCTACAGCTTCAATCCTAGACTAGCTTTCAGCCCTCTGCGCCTGGCATATTCTTCTCCAGGAAGAGCgctgtctggttttgtgtcacCCTACCTAGCTCCTGGACTGGTTCCAGCATTGCCTTTTGGGCCAACTTTGGATTATACATTTCCAGGGATGATTAGGGAGCCGCCCCACCTTCCTAGCAAGCACTTAGTAACTAGTGGTAGACTGTATTTCAGGCCCAATCAGGAACATCTGTAACATATCCATTCTACTATTCTGCAGTGTTTCTGGAGCCatgcgacacacacacacacacacacacacacaaacacacactttttaatGTACTTCAAAGAGCATAAGCGTGGCCTCTCAgtcttaaatgtttttttctaagCAGTGTAATATACTTCATATTTGAAGACTTTTCTTTAGCATTCATTAAATCAAACAAACATTTAACCATTATATGTGCCTTGAATAAACTTATTTCAGGTAATACTATTATTTTAAACTAATGAATTTTCTCCTTAAATTATCACTTTTGTTATAAAGCCatacatgcttttattttattgtagagTTCGGTTCATAGTAAACATTTGTAAAAAGCAATTCATATGGTAGAAAATGAACCAGGAGTGGGGGATTGTGGTTATTATTCTAAAACAGctccctctctatctcttccttcttttcccttcccactTTTCCTCCTCTACCACAAGTGAGCCAGAAATTTTtccaagtatttaaaaatattttatttgcagaTAAATGACCAGTAGTAAGTAAACCTAATAAATTTGAATGTATTATTTTTGGAATGTCTAATTTTTTGTACTCTTTAGCTACTAGTTgtaaaaaggaaatgtttttgaACTGTTCTCTTTAAAGGTAACATtgtaaatacacaaagaactattgGATCATACGAAACAAGaccctgccctcttctggccactatcACAAACTGCAATTCAGCTATTCTGAGAAAACACATGGCTTTTTAACTGTTACAGACTAACAAGTTTATGAAATAACCATTTTGGATCATGCTGTATTCATTTTCATGTGGTGAAACAAATTTCTACTGaggataattttaatttttgagtagCTTATGCTTCTATCTGGGGATATAGTCCTTTATCATTTCCTTAGGATAATAACATGTCACCCATTCTCAAAGGTAAAAAGGAATTATTCAAAAACTAAACTATCTGCTCAGACAAATATCTACTGATTCTATACAAAGTATATTTAATGGACTTAGGAGAGACAAAATTTCCAAAGGTCAGTAACTGCCTTTAAAGCTTTAGAGGTGTTTGGAGTCTTAAGGCATACATTTCTTTCCCCACCTGGAGCATTTAAAACCATCCACCCAGCTGTTCAATTCAGTCACTGGGAAGCCCCAGGGGGGAAAAACAGCTCACAAAACAACCGAACAATGTTTTCCTCATGTGCCTTAATTTTTAAACGGACAATGGCTTCACTGTATTGTGAGGAATAATGAAGACCCAGATGTGGTAGGAATCAGAGGTATCTTAATCTTAGCAGCAAGAATcactagaaaaatttaaaattatattcatgtatgtgtgtcttttcatTAAGCTAATAAGTTTTCACAGTATATTTTACCTAAAAATATCCTAATGCACGACTGGAGAGTACCTGGTGCTGATTTAGAATGCAAATTGTTTAATGATTTGCATAAATTTTAATGGTGCAGGGTTGATGAAAAGTCCTGTAAAGTTTAGATGGATGCgatgcttacttttttttttaatttttatttatttatttattttttgtacaaaacaaaatggagaacCCCTTCAGTCTCAGAGCCTAAATTACTGTACAAAGCCTGGCAACTAATTGCTATGCAGCCAGCATACTAACTGATGAGCCTGACTTTGGATGATGCTCTTTCAACCAAATGATTCTACAAAGTGGCCCATTAATACACAGTTCCGAGTAGAGTTTCATGAGATTCTATGTCTCCTAAAAAGTATTCAGATCAGAGCTCTTGGTGATCcttgagttgtttttattttatgaatctaTCTATTACATTCCTATTTTTGAGATACACTAGATGCTGTGTAAGGTGTCAAATGCAGACTATGATGTCAAGAGAGCTATAGTGAATGGCAGAAATCTAGATTGAAAGTACAGCAATTCTAGCATTGCTGGATTCTTCATAAAGTTAACATAATAATGTGGATGTATTGGTTGTgtagtgatggcacacacctttgatcccaatactcaggaggcagaggaagacgaATGAaaggccagtcaggtctacaaagtgagcttcagagcaaccaaggctacacagagaaaccctgccttaaaaacaaaacaaaacaaaacaaataaaaacaaaaaacaaaccacacgGATGCATTATCTTCATAATCTAAGTAAGTTTTCATGATGCTTTATAGAGTCTATACAACTCATAAGATTCTTAAGACCTAAATAGCTTTATAAAATAGGAAATTCTTCCAACTACTAGCTAGACATcgaggaaactgaagctcagatcTGCATAGTCAGTCCCAAAGGTAATAATAGTATGAGTTACCAGGAAGGGTTTCTTTAGTCATGTCAGACCTATGCCTGTTTGTTCCTTTGCAGCTTTGTGTGCTGTCCGATACATAATACGTGGCAAATAGTACCTCATTATTtactaaattaataaaagtattagaTTAAAAACTGAGTCATCGCATTTATTAAGCATGTACTGTATGTGTCAGGCATTGGGCTAGGTGCAAAGCAGAGATATGATGAAGAGACTAGATCCAGCCTCAGGTTTTCTATACAGTTCTTTTCCACGTGTACAAAGAACAATGAACCAAAAAGCGAAGATTGGTGC from Mastomys coucha isolate ucsf_1 unplaced genomic scaffold, UCSF_Mcou_1 pScaffold18, whole genome shotgun sequence carries:
- the Dmrta1 gene encoding doublesex- and mab-3-related transcription factor A1 — its product is MEQFPHARRDRSGSCRPHLAPGRAAAPVSAVRSVSSGIPVSATFLRPPGLFLRSTASAGRSGCAPGPGLNRSLGAVGCGYPRTPKCARCRNHGVVSALKGHKRFCRWRDCACAKCTLIAERQRVMAAQVALRRQQAQEESEASGLHRLLYQGPSGSGTPASGGSGRTENPQVLNGSMAVAALGAGVSRHSGSRSGPAFEVFQQDYAERKQEPKQSNCESCQSRHKESVSNTHYLSLGSSKGNVIVEKQGFKSSISEHSDKSTIILSPCPTDQSGGEDSPRSFSSSDLESGNESEWARDYIATRASCSTVTSRPRDPLGILTRIFPGYRRSRLEGILQFCKGDVVQAIEQILNGKEHKSDCRDLAHADLENAALQRASDFSLAGIGFGTLSNKSALSPLEAASAAYGGDSTLYSFNPRLAFSPLRLAYSSPGRALSGFVSPYLAPGLVPALPFGPTLDYTFPGMIREPPHLPSKHLVTSGRLYFRPNQEHL